The following is a genomic window from Manihot esculenta cultivar AM560-2 chromosome 9, M.esculenta_v8, whole genome shotgun sequence.
aaaattatcattaggctACAAATCTCCTACTTTCCCTAACCTCCAAACTTCATTGGACACAAGACAATGCAATAAAATATGATTGACACTTTCATCTTCATGGCACCAAGGACATCTAAAATCCATATCCACACCCTTTTGCCTTAAGTTATCCTTTGTAGGCAATATATTTCTACAAACTCTCCAACAGAAATCCTTCACTTTTGGAGGAACTGAAACATTCCACAAATTAGTATACAACTCACCTCGTTTTCCACACTCACTTTTGGCTTAATATTCTTTTAATAGCGTTTATGACTGTAAGGGTGTCTCTTTCTAAAATGATATCACTGAATCTTTTAACTTTTGCTAACAAAGTAACTTCTTGGTATGCTAGCATTTCAAGGATTAAAGGAACcgctataattttaaaacttttacaagTCCAACCACAAGGATAGGAATTATGATCTCTAGCTATAATTGCAATGCATTACTTCACATTTTTCGAATTAACAGCCGCATAGCAATTTAGTTTGATGACACTTGGTGGAAGCGAGATAAAAAGCTCTGCAATATTATTTGTGGTTGAAGTTTCGCATCTTGAGCATCTAAAAATTCTCATGGTAACTATACACAGTTGAAACTATATCAACATGTGAGGAGCAGATATTtctaaaagtaaaattatttttagactTTCAGAGTTGTCATAATAGAAAAACAAATAGTAGTTTTAGCTCCTTTGCCTCTTCCAAATGCTGAATTTGAAGCATAATTTCACACCAGAAAAATTGACTATAACTGAACCTTACAGCAAGGtagattttaaactaaaagGAAAAGAGAGCCATACTTGTTAAGCTCTTAGGCAAGAGAAAAATAGGTGGTATTGAGTTTTCAGTTTGCCACAAAAATTACAATATGCTGGGAGATAAGCTCGTCTTTTATTAGCAAGTTCTTTGACTGAAAGACGTTCTTTCAAAAGACTCCACATAAAGATAGAGAGCTTCTCAggagtttttaaatttatttgcaaAAAGGCATTTAGATTAGATCTCGAAGAAGGTCTCAGTCCTGCATTAGAGACGTTAACCTTAGTTTGAAATAACTCTTTAGTTATTCAATAATATCTAGATGCTCCCATTTCCAAATTTTATTCGTATTTTTTGACAAATTTctaattatttcaaaaaaaaatctaattattttaaatatgattttgaatTCCATCTAACCCAATCTATTTTATACTTTATACCCTGTTTTCGTAAGTAGGAAGAGACTTTACTCTCTAAATTTCATGATCTCATTGCATCTGGAGTTTCACCCATCTTCTTGTATCAGTTTACAaagttttttaagaaaaaattttacttttatttaactatggattatattttcataagtataataagatatatataattttattttttttattgataatggTGCTCGATAAGAAATGCTTATTtgattggtttttttttttatttgtatttattttgtgTGTTATAAATTTGGAGAAATCTTTAATACTAGTTCGATGGGTATGAGATGGTGGTGTTGAAGCCCTTCTCTAACGTTTTGAAGGCATTTTCTCCTCTAGCATAGGTGGTGTGACTAAAGTACTTATCTCCTCTCTTTGTAACCAGACTCCCGTCGGCTTTTTTTGATCAAAGATGCATGGGtttttaagttattttcttaaaatatatattcgtttaattaatttataaatttattattttaacataaattttaattttaaaaaatatattaaaatagatttaaaattttaataaatctattaattaattttattttttaactattttattatttattttttataataaaaaaatttattaattaatcaaaataagacattttaaacttttaataaaataaatttattatttaatctatattatatggtaaaatttattagttgattttttttatttttaaaaatatattaaaatatttataaaatatactaattaattattttattagtttaattaatCATTAAGTATTTCATCATTTAGTATGTATACCGAGAGAAAATTCATTAAGCGGTccattgattttataaaaatattcattaattaatcttttacgatattttataatttttttaatatttaatagttaaaattaataaaaaaattaattaatttttttaaaaattttatatattttttaaaattaaataactaattaatgaatttttaaatattattaagattaaatagtaaatttttatttttataatatttaattattaaaattaatagatagattaattagtagatttttaaaatttaaaaatattttaatatatttttaaaattaatatactaactaatgatatttttatagtactaaataataatttgttattataatattatatcttTATAAAAaccatttaatattatttttatgtgcaattatttataaaattattgatattatatttaaaaaaatattttgttacttaattttatgtaacaaaatataaacttatttttctataaataattttaaaaaaactgatacataacaaaaattaaaaaactatttttaattttaaaaaacaaaaaaatataaatctcaAAGCGTTACTAAATGGACCTTAATTatctaatctttattttattttagtaaacAAAATGTATTCAACTTAAATAAAAGGATCATTATTAGCAAATTGAAAgtcaaaaaatgaaattatacaaATTATAAAGAGATAAGTTATAACttaatgaaattatattaaaaaattaagagataatagtctggtggaaagtgcattctTGTAACCTTGAGAGGtgtaaggttcgactcccccaatctctatttaaaaaaaaaaaaaaaacctgaaTGAATAGGAAAAATTTATATGGATTCAATTCACCGTTAAATGTAAAtatctttataaaataaaaaaaatatataaaatttacatttatgtattttaaattCATGTGAATCGATTCAACTAAGAATTTCTTTAACGATAAAATTAAACtctatgaaataattaattaatttaaaaaaataaaaatatatatatatttgatttaGCGATTAAATATAACTGATTTAATAGTTAATAATTAActctaattaatataatttaagtatttaataaattatatctaATGTTATTGTGTAAAATGACCAATTGaagtatatattaatttattacgttagtgaaataaatataaaaaaatataatctaaataaaataataataaaatcaactACTAACTCATTGCAGTTAATGGATTTAGCTATTTATATGTTATTCGCTGTCTCTTATATCCAACAATGAATTCCTTAATTccaaataaattattgattagATTGTGGAAACATATATAATATTGGATTCGATTTGAAAATTGAACAGAGTATTTGAtggattcgatttaaaatcgaatcgaattaaataaatttaaaaaatattttaaattaaaaaaatattttatttataaaaattaaattaaattaattttaaataaaattaatataatcgaATCAgtctgatttaatttaatttaatccattatactttttaataaaatttattatattttatttttaatattttaaaatttaattaaaatattttaatattaattatgatttaatattttcacaattataaaaaataatatactatccATCTCAAAAAAAACTACTATTActattaataaattcaatttatttttttttctagtcaaaattaaattaaaataattaaaatttttaaaaataaaatttaaatgaaattaaaaaaataaaaaataaaattatttttcaaattaattttatttaatcaataTTTTCGATTTGATTTCAAGTAAGTTTATTTTACTCCTCCCTCAATTTtcgaaaattattatatttttcttacattttcaatttactatttaaaaaattcacatttagagcATTACATAAAAGACCCTTAAGCCATTTTCGTCCATTATCAGGTTTACTGTTGTGTGGAAGTGCCatagtattaaaatttaaaaaataaaaaataaaaaataaaaattgctgtataaaatattcataacaTTCTCTTTTCCAGAACATCTCACAGAATgaggaaagagaaaaagtgCATGAATACAAAAAATGCTATTAATACTTTATGCAACgcatttgattttctttaatttcttattttcacACGGCAGCACTGTAACATATTAGTTTTATCAgacagttaaaaaaaaaataatttaagtgaTTGTATGAAATCTTCGAGAGATgaataatttttatgtaatatattaaaaaaattggtgGATTTTAtagcaataaattaaaaatgaaggATTAAAGTGTAATAGCCTGTTGGAAGGCTTTGGAAATGGTTTAACTGTTGCAAGACAAAGCCACTGCCATGAACAAGCTGGACCAGATGAGAAAACCAATGTTATACACAGAATACTAATGGCACAAATCATCTTCAGAAGTTtaatcaagaagatgaagagtGCTAGACAATTACTTAAGAAGTGACCGTTCATAGCATTAAAAGTGACTGTTCAAAACATTTCTCTTTtatggaaagatttgcaaggaACACTAAGGGCAATTGCATAAATTTTTTGCTAGCTTGATGTGGAACAGCATCCTCGGCCaggaaaattttatttcacaCAAATACGTAAAAACCAGTAAATTTCTGAGCACAATAAGTAAGCACTATAACCGAATCAGTATCTTGGTGAGAGATCAAAAGAAGTTTATCTTACCAAAGATAAAGTGGGCTCCTTATAAAAACACAATAGTGACAATAGACAGTGACAAATTACTGGTATCGTCCACATATTGTGACATGAAATTGCAGGAAAAACATGTAGCATCTCAAGCTGTTTTGTCATATTGAGCATTTCTTCTGGCACACTCCAGGATAGTCTTGTCAGCAGTGATGAAATATGAGGCAATTGATGCTGTTAAAtcccggaaaaaaaaaaaaaaaagacaaaaaaagcAATAAATCAAATTTCTAATTAACTGATGCTTTCTTTATCTATAGTTCATGTTCAGCCCAAGTTTTCTCATATAGGATCATGAGTATGTTATCCTGTTCCACTTGAGAATAAAACTTATAGATAAAATTTTACCATACAAAAATGATCTCGTCACTTGATTTTCATGCACCATATGACATAACTTATTTACCATATCTGAAGTGCCGAacactttgaaaaaaaaaaagtgcagAACACGAGCAAAGAAAATTAGAAGTTCTACTTCTAAAGACTATTCAACTTGGATCATACCACCAGAGATGATAAGGGCTTGAGCAGTATAATTGAGATTCGCCTTTGCCCAAGGGATCACACGAACAGCAGTCAACTGAGAATACAAAAGGGAAGAAAACCAAATAAAACACAAAATTTAAAGGAATAAGACATCCCCTGAGATTttaaagatgcaaaaagaataTAGTAGCACTAGGAAATTAAAGAGTCATACTCTTGTTTTGGTATTCAATACACAAGCACATAACCAATTAGTTATTGCTCAAATAGATGACTCTAAACAGTTTGTAGGATTACCAGATAATTGAGATAATGATGAAGGGAGACTCAAGTCAACAAACTGAATTGTTCgtgttctattttttttaatcacattAGTAatgttaaaacttatttaacatTCGAAAAGGAAAAAACTGACAAAACAAATAGACTTATTAAAACCCAGAAATCATAAACTCGTACATGGTGTTTAATTAAACAACGGCCACCCTTCACAAAATCTTCTTTTAATCTGTTTGCAAAGACTAAGATGGTTTCTAGAAAACACATCCATATACAGTTATTTGATCTCCTTTTAACATGGGAAGCTTCTTATATGTAGGGATACCCTTTTAGCTCTGATATTCCAGTTAATAGCCATCATATGAAAACATCGTTTTATAGCCTAATCAATCACAGGcgatgggaaaaaaaaaagcaaagaattttacaaaaataagaCATACGGTAGGGACGGCAGTGACAACACAAGCGATAGCAGCAGCCTTCATTCCAGCACGAACACCTTCTGCAAAAAAAACATTCAGAGAAGAATTTAATTAACTGCGTCAATTCGATGCTAATTTTGCACAAAAGGGGGAATAATTTCTTGCTAAGAGATCAGACTTATCAGTAATAAGAACAGAATAAACGAATTGGAACTCAAAAAGGGAAACGGAAATAGAACCTTGAGTGCAACGTTTAGATTCCAAAATCCGTTGATCCTCAGCTGGAGAAGGAATCAGAAAGGAATTATTATACTTGTTGTTGTTCCTCGGTCTCTGTGCCATGCAATCTCTCGTTTCTGATGTGATCCCCATTAATTTATTCACCTAATATCAATCTTCTTCAAAACAAAAAGGACTtcaagcttcttcttcttcaaaatcAAAAGAAATAAAGCGAAACTGATGCAAGAGATttatggagagagagagagagagagtaggaTCGGTGGAAGTGTCGAGTGTGCTCATAATCAACGGTTTTCCAACGGAGCGGCCTAAAGCTTCTTCATATTTCCAAAACTGGCGAACGTTTATGATAAGATTTGACATGCGTCATTAACAGACTGGCTCATACATAACATGGGAAATTTCTGTTATgcgttaaaaaattaattaataaaaaatgtttttctaataaaaaaataaaatcattttttttcatatactgaatttttaaataactcattaatttatttttattttaaaagtattcaattaaaatatatctgtattttataaaattaaattattcaattattttattaaaaaatattagtaaatttatttaattttagttagacatattaaatattataaatatttaaaattatagattaaataatatataattaaaattataaaaattaaatagtataaatatttaaaattataaataatttttaataaaataactagagtatttaattttataaaatatataaatttttaatcggtttattttgaaataaaaataaattaataaatttcttaaaatttttgaaattttatagtAATTCTCCATTTTATTAACACTGCtgaattatatatattcaactaaataataaaaataaattattttattgaaaaataatattataataaaatattttcatatataattattttgtaatgtaaatatatatatatcatacaTTGAAATTCTAtggattatatttaaaataagtaaaactcaaatattatataaaaattactagtttttt
Proteins encoded in this region:
- the LOC110623658 gene encoding early nodulin-93; the protein is MGITSETRDCMAQRPRNNNKYNNSFLIPSPAEDQRILESKRCTQEGVRAGMKAAAIACVVTAVPTLTAVRVIPWAKANLNYTAQALIISGASIASYFITADKTILECARRNAQYDKTA